One genomic region from Solwaraspora sp. WMMD792 encodes:
- a CDS encoding Vms1/Ankzf1 family peptidyl-tRNA hydrolase, which produces MTHTALADLATAPGPFVSLYLDTSGRAPDTPEQVQLRWRAARRRLAEAGAPDHLLDVIGGLTGRAHPDGDTLVVVADADRVRLVRQLPEPPEREIASYGPVAHLLPLLRWEQRQLPVLVVATDRVGAEIVALQPDGVEVTETVAGETLHITRSHPGGWSQRRYQQRAEDRWEANATLVAERLTELVDEVRPRAVVVTGDVRAVQFLRDKSPTRVAELLHEVQGAYDTTDAAVEQAVDVVEDIADADVAAAVAAYRREIGQADRAAGGASDTLATLARRQVDTLLLVDGPQLTTRSAYAGPQPDQVGATAGAVAVFGVTDPVEVPLGDAAVRAALAGGARLVVVPDKLADQVPDGIGAILRYTV; this is translated from the coding sequence ATGACCCATACCGCCCTTGCCGACCTGGCCACCGCCCCCGGCCCGTTCGTGTCGCTCTACCTGGACACCAGCGGCCGGGCCCCAGACACCCCCGAGCAGGTCCAACTGCGCTGGCGGGCGGCCCGTCGGCGGTTGGCCGAGGCAGGCGCGCCCGACCACCTGCTCGACGTGATCGGTGGGCTGACCGGGCGGGCCCATCCCGACGGCGACACCCTGGTGGTGGTCGCCGACGCCGACCGGGTGCGGCTGGTACGCCAACTGCCGGAACCACCGGAGCGGGAGATCGCCAGCTACGGTCCGGTCGCGCACCTGCTGCCGCTGCTGCGCTGGGAGCAGCGGCAGCTGCCCGTGCTGGTGGTGGCGACCGACCGGGTCGGTGCCGAGATCGTCGCCCTGCAGCCGGACGGTGTGGAGGTGACCGAGACGGTCGCCGGGGAGACGTTGCACATCACCCGGTCGCATCCGGGTGGCTGGTCCCAGCGGCGGTACCAGCAGCGGGCCGAGGACCGGTGGGAGGCCAACGCGACGCTGGTGGCCGAGCGGCTCACCGAACTGGTCGACGAGGTCCGCCCGCGGGCGGTCGTGGTCACCGGGGACGTCCGGGCGGTGCAGTTCCTGCGGGACAAGTCGCCGACCCGGGTCGCCGAACTGCTGCACGAGGTGCAGGGCGCCTACGACACCACCGACGCTGCGGTCGAACAGGCCGTCGACGTGGTGGAAGACATCGCCGACGCGGACGTGGCCGCCGCCGTGGCGGCGTACCGGCGGGAGATCGGCCAGGCCGACCGGGCCGCCGGTGGGGCGTCGGACACCCTCGCGACGCTGGCCCGTCGCCAGGTCGACACCCTGCTGCTGGTCGACGGTCCGCAGCTGACGACCCGTTCGGCGTACGCCGGTCCGCAGCCCGACCAGGTGGGTGCCACGGCCGGCGCGGTGGCCGTCTTCGGAGTGACGGACCCCGTCGAGGTGCCGCTGGGTGACGCCGCCGTGCGGGCCGCCCTCGCCGGCGGCGCCCGACTTGTGGTGGTGCCGGACAAGCTCGCCGACCAGGTGCCCGACGGCATCGGTGCGATCCTGCGTTACACCGTCTGA
- a CDS encoding nitroreductase family protein yields the protein MTTTFTMAQLRTAVTAAVRAPSLHNSQPWRFRLVDGAIELRLDPDRLLTACDPTGWAARIGCGAALFNLRLALVAAGTPAEVRLRPEPADPWLLARLVPGPPRPATPAESRLYAAVPRRHSNRLPLRPDPVPPPERRRLIEAARAEGGWLELVVGSTAVTAVAEIATSANRVLDRDPGYRAEVARWTRHFPAPDGVPAAAGGPVAEPHDLLPRRPFGSTRRAPGRDFESEPLVAVLGATGNTPSDQLTAGQALQRVLLAATDAGLAASMLSQPIEVAQAREQLRLALGRFGTPQMVIRIGYGQPGRPTPRRDPADVIDTVREER from the coding sequence CTGACCACCACGTTCACCATGGCCCAGCTGCGTACCGCGGTGACCGCGGCGGTCCGCGCCCCGTCGCTGCACAACAGCCAGCCGTGGCGGTTCCGGCTGGTCGACGGCGCGATCGAGCTCCGGCTCGACCCGGACCGGCTGCTCACCGCCTGCGATCCGACCGGCTGGGCCGCCCGGATCGGCTGCGGGGCCGCCCTGTTCAATCTACGGCTCGCCCTGGTCGCCGCCGGCACACCGGCCGAGGTCCGGCTCCGCCCCGAGCCGGCCGACCCGTGGCTGCTGGCCCGGCTGGTGCCCGGACCGCCGCGGCCGGCCACGCCGGCCGAGTCCCGGCTGTACGCCGCGGTGCCACGCCGGCACAGCAACCGGCTGCCGTTGCGGCCGGACCCGGTGCCGCCGCCGGAGCGGCGGCGGCTGATCGAGGCGGCCCGGGCCGAGGGCGGCTGGCTGGAGCTGGTGGTCGGCTCAACCGCCGTCACCGCCGTAGCGGAGATCGCCACCAGCGCCAACCGGGTGCTCGACCGGGATCCCGGGTACCGGGCGGAAGTGGCCCGGTGGACCCGGCACTTCCCGGCACCGGACGGGGTGCCGGCGGCCGCCGGTGGACCGGTCGCGGAGCCGCACGACCTACTTCCCCGACGACCGTTCGGCAGTACCCGCCGCGCCCCGGGACGCGATTTCGAGTCCGAACCGCTGGTGGCGGTGCTCGGCGCGACCGGCAACACGCCGAGCGACCAGCTGACCGCCGGGCAGGCGCTGCAGCGGGTGCTGTTGGCAGCCACCGACGCCGGCCTGGCGGCATCGATGCTGTCCCAGCCGATCGAGGTCGCTCAGGCCCGCGAGCAGCTCCGGCTGGCGCTCGGACGGTTCGGAACACCACAAATGGTCATCAGGATCGGATACGGTCAGCCCGGCCGACCGACGCCACGTCGGGATCCGGCCGACGTGATCGACACGGTCCGGGAGGAACGATGA
- a CDS encoding universal stress protein, giving the protein MSDPIVAGVDGSPASLCAARHAAEAAVRHGAPLVLVHGYLHAFGYGIPINPYDGELPGPNEEGERMLAETAAQLRAERPGITVQTRQVAAGGAPTLIEESRHAELVVVGSRGLGGFTGLLLGSVSSQVAGHAHSPVLVVRPPDAPVEAEGPVLVGVDGSAHAEQALHAAADEAAARRVGLAVLHVWWPSPMRDSTEVAAPADSARREADELLDAAVAAVRRRHPDLPIEQRPLEGVEADAVMVEASRKAGLVVVGSRGRGGFTGLLLGSVSQTLVHHAHCPVLVARPHSHR; this is encoded by the coding sequence ATGAGTGACCCGATCGTCGCAGGGGTGGACGGATCACCGGCCAGCCTGTGCGCCGCCCGACACGCCGCCGAGGCCGCGGTCCGGCACGGCGCGCCGTTGGTGCTGGTCCACGGCTATCTGCACGCCTTCGGGTACGGGATCCCGATCAATCCGTACGACGGCGAACTGCCCGGGCCGAACGAGGAAGGTGAGCGGATGCTCGCCGAGACCGCCGCGCAGCTGCGCGCCGAGCGGCCCGGCATCACGGTGCAGACCCGGCAGGTGGCGGCCGGCGGGGCACCGACGTTGATCGAGGAGTCCCGGCACGCGGAGCTCGTGGTGGTCGGCAGTCGGGGCCTCGGCGGTTTCACCGGACTGCTGCTCGGCTCGGTCAGTTCACAGGTGGCCGGGCACGCGCACTCCCCGGTGCTGGTGGTCCGACCACCGGACGCGCCGGTCGAGGCGGAGGGCCCGGTGCTGGTCGGCGTCGACGGGTCGGCGCACGCGGAGCAGGCCCTGCACGCCGCGGCCGACGAAGCCGCCGCGCGCCGGGTCGGGCTGGCTGTACTCCACGTGTGGTGGCCGAGTCCGATGCGGGACAGCACCGAAGTCGCGGCGCCGGCCGACAGTGCCCGCCGGGAGGCCGACGAACTGCTCGACGCCGCGGTCGCCGCCGTCCGGCGACGCCATCCGGACCTGCCTATCGAGCAGCGGCCGTTGGAAGGGGTCGAGGCGGACGCGGTGATGGTCGAGGCGAGCCGCAAGGCAGGTCTGGTGGTGGTCGGTTCCCGCGGTCGGGGTGGCTTCACCGGGCTGCTGCTCGGCTCGGTCAGCCAGACGCTGGTGCACCACGCGCACTGCCCGGTGCTGGTGGCCCGCCCGCATTCGCACCGCTGA
- a CDS encoding universal stress protein: MNPEGPVLVGVDGSKAAVQAARLAAREAAMRRRPLRIVHAFVWPALQAPMALAPAVPPEGEVERYTREIVDEAAQAAADEAPQLEIATQVVDGAATVVLLAEARSAALVVLGDHGFGPISGALIGSVASQVATHADGPVLVARGDCDRSGPVIVGVDGSELSAQAVEFAAEAADLRGTELLAVHTWTHPPSIGPGDMQPLVYDAAALQAEEEALLAESVAGVRERHPDLTVRQLSVQGRATKVLTEESARGQLLVVGARGRGGFTGLLLGSVSNALLYRSQCPLVVIRPARH, from the coding sequence ATGAATCCCGAGGGACCGGTACTGGTCGGTGTCGACGGTTCCAAGGCCGCAGTGCAGGCCGCCCGGCTGGCCGCCCGGGAGGCCGCGATGCGACGGCGCCCGCTGCGGATCGTGCACGCCTTCGTCTGGCCGGCGTTGCAGGCACCGATGGCGTTGGCGCCAGCGGTGCCGCCGGAGGGTGAGGTCGAACGGTACACCCGGGAGATCGTCGACGAGGCGGCCCAGGCGGCGGCCGACGAAGCGCCGCAGCTCGAGATCGCCACCCAGGTGGTCGACGGGGCCGCCACCGTTGTCCTGCTGGCCGAGGCCCGCTCCGCCGCGCTGGTCGTCCTCGGCGACCACGGGTTCGGACCGATCTCCGGTGCGCTGATCGGCTCGGTCGCCTCCCAGGTGGCGACCCACGCCGACGGTCCGGTGCTGGTGGCCCGGGGCGACTGTGACCGCAGCGGTCCGGTGATCGTCGGGGTGGACGGCTCCGAGCTGTCCGCACAGGCCGTCGAGTTCGCCGCCGAGGCGGCCGACCTGCGCGGTACGGAGCTGCTCGCGGTCCACACCTGGACCCACCCGCCGTCGATCGGCCCGGGTGACATGCAGCCGCTGGTCTACGACGCGGCGGCGCTGCAGGCGGAGGAGGAGGCGCTGCTCGCCGAGTCGGTGGCCGGGGTCCGCGAGCGGCATCCCGACCTGACCGTACGGCAGTTGTCGGTCCAGGGTCGGGCGACCAAGGTGCTGACCGAGGAGTCGGCCCGGGGTCAGCTGCTGGTGGTCGGCGCCCGCGGGCGGGGCGGGTTCACCGGGCTGCTGCTCGGCTCGGTGAGCAACGCCCTGCTGTACCGCAGTCAGTGTCCGCTGGTCGTCATCCGGCCGGCCCGGCACTGA
- a CDS encoding response regulator transcription factor: MIRVFLLDDHEVVRRGLADLLQSSGDIEVIGESGSAQEAARRIPALRPDVAILDARLPDGNGIDVCRDVRAVDSSINGLILTSYEDDEALFAAIMAGAAGYVLKQIRGTDLVDAVRRVAAGQSLLDPAVTRRVLERIRSGVEEPHELKSLTEQERRILEYVAEGLTNREIAGKMFLAEKTVKNYVSSLLAKLGLERRTQAAVLATRLLGPRH; the protein is encoded by the coding sequence ATGATCCGCGTCTTCCTGCTCGACGACCATGAGGTCGTCCGCCGTGGCCTTGCCGACCTGCTGCAGAGCAGCGGCGACATCGAGGTGATCGGCGAGTCCGGGTCCGCGCAGGAGGCGGCCCGGCGCATCCCGGCGCTGCGCCCGGACGTGGCGATTCTCGACGCTCGACTGCCGGACGGCAACGGCATCGACGTCTGCCGCGACGTGCGGGCCGTCGACTCGTCCATCAACGGGCTCATCCTCACCTCGTACGAGGACGACGAAGCGCTCTTCGCCGCGATCATGGCCGGTGCAGCCGGCTACGTGCTCAAGCAGATCCGGGGCACCGACCTGGTGGACGCGGTGCGCCGGGTGGCGGCCGGCCAGTCGCTGCTCGACCCGGCGGTGACCCGCCGGGTGCTGGAGCGAATCCGCAGCGGGGTCGAGGAGCCGCACGAGCTGAAGTCGCTCACCGAGCAGGAACGCCGGATCCTGGAGTACGTCGCCGAAGGGCTGACCAACCGGGAGATCGCCGGCAAGATGTTCCTTGCCGAGAAGACCGTGAAGAACTACGTCTCCAGTCTGCTCGCCAAGCTCGGCCTGGAACGGCGGACCCAGGCGGCGGTGCTCGCCACCCGGCTGCTCGGCCCGCGTCACTGA
- a CDS encoding nitroreductase, whose product MDEATTKGTSTGTGTGIGTGTSVDTAVTGADAATVDRPLAAVLAEAAAAAGYAPSVHNTQPWHWRVRPDSLELRAARDRQLPATDPDRRLLILSCGAALHHARIALAAQGWTAQVQRLPDPAEEDLLAVLRPTERIAIQPDTVRMFQAMQVRHTDRRPVSDEPLPVAAVTAITAAAGAGVQLQILSSDQVMLLAAAASRAEEVESEDPQIRSELDYWTGLGTPPGTGLPDEVLPERAAQTTVPGRDFGRAGTLPVGGGHDRAAVYALLFGDDDEPASWLAAGEALSSAWLTATELGISVVPLSGAVEVAATRQTLRHILAGLGYPYLVLRLGIASPDHAGPPHPPRMPAAQLVDTSAVDTAKPHATDPEEG is encoded by the coding sequence ATGGACGAGGCGACCACCAAGGGGACCAGCACCGGGACCGGGACCGGGATCGGAACCGGGACCAGCGTCGACACGGCGGTGACCGGCGCCGACGCCGCGACCGTCGACCGGCCGTTGGCCGCCGTGCTGGCCGAGGCCGCCGCGGCCGCCGGCTACGCGCCGTCGGTGCACAACACCCAGCCGTGGCACTGGCGGGTCCGGCCGGACAGTCTGGAGCTGCGCGCAGCCCGGGACCGGCAGTTGCCGGCCACCGATCCGGACCGCCGGTTGCTGATCCTCAGCTGCGGTGCCGCGCTGCACCACGCGAGGATCGCGCTCGCCGCCCAGGGTTGGACGGCCCAGGTGCAGCGGTTGCCGGACCCGGCCGAGGAGGATCTGCTGGCGGTGCTGCGACCCACCGAACGGATCGCGATCCAGCCCGACACCGTCCGGATGTTCCAGGCGATGCAGGTGCGACACACCGACCGCCGGCCGGTCAGCGACGAGCCGCTGCCGGTCGCGGCGGTCACCGCGATCACCGCCGCCGCCGGAGCCGGCGTCCAGCTGCAGATCCTCTCCTCCGACCAGGTGATGCTGCTCGCCGCGGCGGCCAGCCGGGCGGAGGAGGTCGAGTCGGAGGACCCGCAGATCCGCAGCGAGCTCGACTACTGGACCGGGCTGGGCACCCCGCCCGGCACCGGACTGCCCGACGAGGTCCTGCCGGAACGCGCCGCGCAGACCACGGTGCCCGGACGCGACTTCGGCCGGGCCGGCACTCTGCCGGTCGGCGGCGGGCACGACCGGGCTGCCGTCTACGCCCTGCTCTTCGGTGACGACGACGAACCGGCGTCCTGGCTGGCCGCCGGCGAGGCGCTCTCCTCGGCCTGGCTGACCGCGACCGAGCTGGGCATTTCGGTGGTGCCGCTGAGCGGGGCGGTCGAGGTGGCCGCCACCCGGCAGACCTTGCGGCACATCCTCGCCGGGCTCGGCTACCCGTACCTGGTGCTACGGCTCGGCATCGCCAGCCCGGACCACGCCGGCCCGCCGCACCCGCCGAGGATGCCGGCGGCGCAGCTGGTGGACACCAGTGCGGTGGACACCGCGAAACCCCACGCCACCGACCCCGAGGAGGGCTGA
- a CDS encoding glycogen debranching N-terminal domain-containing protein, protein MMFMISDGRGDILPSAELPTGLFAFDMRVLSTWDLTVNGEGLTALSVDDLQYFESRYFLVPGEPTHYVDANLSVIRQRSVGGGLFLEQLTVLNHQEVPVDLRIRLDIGTDFADITEIADVQKKGKLSVAVEEGTLHLLYQRDNQRREVVICSSADAAIDDHGMTFEIQVGPHDAWNTTLQVVLWSRGAEGRDIREAVPTYDTPAKVEMGKALDEWLADAPTLTCDSASLDQAYRRSLTDLAALRFRGNTRGEMIFAAGLPWLMGNFGRDGLITCLQALPFAPQLTPGVLHTLADAQGSRLDDFAEEEPGKILQEFRYGERAGYEEIAACPYYGGADTTPLFVVLLDEYERWTGDADLVRELEFHARLALDWIDAYGNIMGDGYIWYACRNERLGVQNQGWKDSADAISYRDGRLPVGPRATCELQGYAYDAKRRGARLARRFWGDAAYADRLEREAAELKRRFNQEFWIPDGRYYALGMDADGNLIDACASNMGHLLWSGIADRDKARHVVDHLMSRRLFSGWGIRTLAEGDGRYSPVGYHNGTIWPFDNSLIACGMRRYGFDEEAAKVAGAMIEAAQFFDGRLPGAFTGYDRALTKYPVQFPAACSPHAWSAGAVLMFLRSMLGLDPKGEHLIVRPHLPRDIGRIELLDIPGRWGLVDAFGRGH, encoded by the coding sequence ATGATGTTCATGATCAGCGACGGTCGGGGGGACATCCTGCCGTCGGCTGAACTGCCGACCGGACTCTTCGCGTTCGACATGCGGGTGCTCTCCACCTGGGATCTCACCGTGAACGGCGAAGGGCTGACCGCCCTGTCGGTCGACGACCTGCAGTACTTCGAGTCGCGGTACTTCCTGGTGCCCGGCGAGCCGACCCACTACGTGGACGCCAACCTCTCGGTGATCCGGCAGCGGTCGGTCGGCGGCGGCCTGTTCCTGGAGCAGCTCACCGTCCTCAACCACCAGGAAGTGCCGGTAGACCTACGGATTCGTCTCGACATCGGCACCGACTTCGCAGACATCACCGAAATCGCCGACGTACAGAAGAAGGGCAAGCTCTCGGTCGCCGTCGAAGAAGGCACGCTGCACCTGCTCTACCAGCGGGACAACCAGCGACGCGAGGTCGTCATCTGCAGCAGCGCCGACGCCGCTATCGACGACCACGGCATGACCTTCGAGATCCAGGTGGGGCCGCACGACGCCTGGAACACCACACTCCAGGTGGTGCTCTGGAGCCGGGGAGCCGAAGGGCGGGACATCCGGGAGGCGGTGCCCACCTACGACACCCCTGCCAAGGTGGAGATGGGCAAGGCGCTCGACGAATGGCTGGCCGACGCGCCGACCCTCACCTGCGACTCGGCGAGCCTCGACCAGGCGTACCGCCGCAGCCTCACCGACCTGGCCGCACTGCGGTTCCGGGGGAACACCCGGGGCGAGATGATCTTCGCCGCCGGGCTGCCCTGGCTGATGGGCAACTTCGGCCGGGACGGGCTCATCACCTGTCTGCAGGCACTGCCCTTCGCCCCGCAGCTCACCCCCGGTGTGCTGCACACCCTCGCCGACGCGCAGGGCAGCCGGCTCGACGACTTCGCCGAGGAGGAACCGGGCAAGATTCTGCAGGAGTTCCGATACGGCGAACGCGCCGGCTACGAGGAAATCGCCGCCTGCCCCTACTACGGCGGCGCCGACACCACCCCGCTGTTCGTCGTCCTGCTCGACGAGTACGAACGGTGGACCGGCGACGCGGACCTGGTCCGGGAACTCGAGTTCCATGCCCGGCTCGCCCTGGACTGGATCGACGCGTACGGCAACATCATGGGCGACGGATACATCTGGTACGCCTGCCGCAACGAACGCCTCGGGGTGCAGAACCAGGGGTGGAAGGACTCCGCCGACGCCATCTCCTACCGCGACGGCCGGCTGCCGGTCGGCCCCCGGGCAACCTGCGAACTGCAGGGCTACGCCTACGACGCGAAACGGCGCGGCGCCCGGCTGGCCCGCCGCTTCTGGGGCGATGCGGCGTACGCCGACCGACTGGAACGCGAGGCGGCCGAGCTCAAGCGTCGGTTCAACCAGGAATTCTGGATCCCCGACGGCCGGTACTACGCGCTCGGCATGGACGCCGACGGCAACCTGATCGACGCCTGCGCCTCGAACATGGGGCACCTGCTGTGGAGCGGCATCGCCGATCGGGACAAGGCCCGGCACGTCGTCGACCACCTGATGAGCCGGCGATTGTTCTCCGGTTGGGGCATCCGTACCCTCGCCGAGGGCGACGGGCGGTACAGCCCGGTCGGCTACCACAACGGCACGATCTGGCCGTTCGACAACTCGCTCATCGCATGCGGGATGCGTCGCTACGGCTTCGACGAGGAGGCGGCCAAGGTCGCCGGAGCCATGATCGAGGCCGCGCAGTTCTTCGACGGCCGGCTGCCCGGCGCGTTCACCGGATACGACCGGGCGTTGACCAAGTACCCGGTGCAGTTTCCGGCTGCCTGCAGCCCGCACGCCTGGTCGGCCGGGGCGGTACTGATGTTCCTGCGCTCCATGCTCGGCCTGGACCCCAAGGGTGAACACCTGATCGTCCGCCCGCACCTACCGCGCGACATCGGCCGGATCGAGCTGCTGGACATCCCCGGCCGCTGGGGCCTGGTCGACGCGTTCGGCCGCGGGCACTGA
- a CDS encoding GAF domain-containing protein: MLDRVGEVVTSRERLRALLDAVVGIGTDLELHSTLRRIIEAACGLAGARYGALGVIGPDRQLVDFVTHGIDPQTHAAIGDLPHGRGVLGLLIDDPAPVRMPDITKHPRSYGFPPHHPPMHSFLGVPLRIRDQVFGNLYLAEKQGAAEFTEDDEEIVTALAAAAGVAIENARLYELANRRERWLAATAEITGVLLGTVRRTDALTLVARRAREVAEAEMVLVLVNDDEAAQFTVEVVDVPEGSTSGLVGAVLPAGETSFAGAITSGDPIMVESLAKAAPWPVPVTAGPAVISPLTVAETLHGVLVVAHRADAAGPTDGDAPLLASFAGQAALAIERARAQEERELLVVLEDRERIARDLHDVVIQRLFATGLQLQSAMPLCSGRPEIGKRINTAVDDLDSTIRDIRRAIFELRTPMSAALRTELREAVDLAADGLGFRPALQLDGPVDSAVPDQIRPDLLAVLREALSNVVRHARASQVAVRVSALEGELALTVTDDGIGVDPAAARGGLVNMRERAEQRGGAFSVAAGDPGGTILTWKVPLRD, from the coding sequence ATGCTCGACCGGGTCGGCGAGGTCGTCACCAGTCGGGAACGGCTCCGCGCGTTGCTCGACGCGGTGGTCGGCATCGGCACCGACCTGGAGCTGCACAGCACTCTGCGGCGCATTATCGAGGCGGCGTGCGGGCTGGCCGGCGCGCGGTACGGCGCCCTCGGGGTGATCGGCCCGGACCGCCAGCTGGTCGATTTCGTCACCCACGGCATCGACCCGCAAACGCACGCCGCGATCGGTGACCTGCCGCACGGTCGCGGTGTTCTCGGCCTGCTCATCGACGATCCGGCACCGGTCCGGATGCCGGACATCACCAAGCACCCCCGGTCGTACGGGTTTCCGCCGCACCATCCGCCGATGCACAGCTTCCTCGGGGTGCCGCTGCGCATCCGCGACCAGGTGTTCGGCAACCTGTACCTGGCCGAGAAGCAGGGTGCGGCCGAGTTCACCGAGGACGACGAGGAGATCGTGACGGCGCTGGCCGCCGCCGCCGGCGTGGCGATCGAGAACGCCCGGCTGTACGAGTTGGCCAACCGGCGCGAACGTTGGCTGGCCGCCACCGCGGAGATCACCGGGGTGCTGCTCGGCACGGTGCGGCGCACCGACGCGCTGACCCTGGTGGCCCGGCGGGCGCGCGAGGTGGCCGAGGCAGAGATGGTCCTGGTCCTGGTCAACGACGACGAGGCGGCCCAGTTCACGGTCGAGGTGGTGGACGTACCAGAGGGGTCGACCTCCGGGCTGGTCGGCGCGGTACTGCCGGCCGGTGAAACCAGCTTCGCCGGCGCGATCACCAGCGGTGATCCGATCATGGTGGAAAGCCTGGCTAAGGCCGCGCCGTGGCCGGTGCCGGTCACCGCCGGACCGGCGGTGATCTCTCCCCTGACGGTCGCGGAGACGCTGCACGGCGTGCTGGTGGTGGCGCACCGGGCAGATGCCGCCGGGCCGACCGACGGGGACGCGCCGCTGCTGGCCAGCTTCGCCGGTCAGGCGGCGCTGGCCATCGAGCGGGCCCGGGCGCAGGAGGAACGCGAGCTGCTGGTGGTGCTGGAGGACCGGGAACGGATTGCCCGCGACCTGCACGACGTGGTGATCCAGCGGCTGTTCGCCACCGGGCTGCAGTTGCAGAGCGCGATGCCGCTGTGCAGTGGCCGGCCGGAGATCGGAAAACGGATCAACACCGCCGTCGACGATCTGGACTCCACCATCCGGGACATCCGCCGGGCGATCTTCGAGCTGCGTACGCCGATGAGCGCGGCGCTGCGCACCGAGTTGCGCGAGGCGGTCGACCTGGCCGCCGACGGGTTGGGCTTCCGGCCCGCCCTGCAGCTGGACGGGCCGGTGGACAGCGCCGTACCGGACCAGATCCGTCCGGACCTGCTGGCGGTGCTACGAGAGGCGCTGTCCAATGTGGTACGGCATGCCCGGGCGAGTCAGGTGGCGGTACGGGTGTCGGCACTCGAAGGTGAACTCGCGCTGACGGTGACCGATGACGGGATCGGGGTGGACCCGGCCGCCGCCCGGGGCGGGCTGGTCAACATGCGAGAACGTGCCGAGCAGCGCGGCGGAGCCTTCTCGGTGGCCGCCGGGGATCCCGGCGGCACCATCCTTACCTGGAAGGTCCCGCTACGGGACTGA